Genomic segment of Schistocerca piceifrons isolate TAMUIC-IGC-003096 chromosome 1, iqSchPice1.1, whole genome shotgun sequence:
TGAGATTTAAATCATACTCACGAAATGAGATCGCATAGGATAGGAAGTACGTTTGTCTCAGATGTTGTTTTGACCTCCACGTCTGTCTGGATGGTTTGGTAACACGCTGGACATACGACGGTGCACGACTCAGGCCCCAGCGTCAGTGGCACCTTCATCCTGCCGCCTGCACAGGGAATACAGAAGTCACTCTGTGGTCTCCCAAAACTGACATAAAAGGCAGTCCAAGGGCATAGTAAACATAATTTcatcctacactcatgctcataaattaaggataatgctgatatatggtcaAACAAagatctggtgggcggtttgcgggttaaaACACCTAggggtatgactatgcggtgcatctgacctgtggtcgtcgcacggtggcgctggcagcggtccacatacacagaggtgtgttgatgcatgtcagagaacgttgcaacgagtaagtgtgcagacgctttcagacgtgctaatggtgactatgttgaaaatggctcaaagaacacatattgatggcgtttTGACGGGTAGGATActacggcgactggaggctggtcaaacatagcaggtcatagcaagggccctccgtgtgccacaaagtgtgatctcaagattatggcaacggttgcagcagacaggaaacgtgtactGGCGCTACAATataggacgtccacagtgtacaacaccacaagaagaccgatatctcaccatcagtgagcgcagacggccatggagcagtgcaggtagccttgctcgggaccttaacgCAGCCACTGGAAACGTTGTCTCCggacacacagtctgcagacgactgagcagccatggtttatttgcccgcgaaaggcaagggcccgaaatcgagtctcggtccggcacacagttttaaactgccaggaagtttaatatcagcgcacactccgctgcagagtgaaagtttcattctgaagATTAGTTCGTCATCTCAGTTACTGCTCATTGAAAGTCTTTACATTGAGGGGACCAAGGCTTTGAAATataagggcacaggtcatcacaTATACGAATCTCGCAACACGTACATTATTCACCAGAGCCGATGGCTTTGAGTGGTAGTCAAAGAATTACAGTTCTTGTGATAATCCAAAGAAATTCAGAACGAAAGATATGCATTACACAGAATTTTTAACATAATGTGACAATAGCATTGGGAATGAGTAACGTGCATCTTTTTACGTTAGAATACCAAACAGATTTGGCCTAATAGCGACAAATACAGAGTTGCTCAGTCGTACCGGGTATTAGAGGATCTTCTGCAGTGGCGTTTCCAGTTGGTGCCTCACTGTATGGCTTTCTAACTGGATCCCCTGCCGCATCATAACCAGTTGCTGTTGTGTCCGTTGATGCTGCCTGCGGCATACTGTCCTCTGATTTTCCCATTCTGAAACAAAAGTTTGCTTACGAACCCACTGTGATATTTAACAGTTGCTCACTTCACAGTTACAACACCACTGAAAATAGCGACACTTGAAAACGAATTGCAGAAACAAACTTAGTATGGTATTACCAAAGAAATAGTGCTGGAGCCAGCATGAGTTAGGAATATGTGGTTTGGGCTGGTGTTAAATGCAGGTATGTGCTACAGCGACGCAGTCTTATATTACTGCCACCACATTACTAAAGGCAGCTACAGTGAGTTTGGGAGATTCTGTGACTGAACGGTTGTTTCTGTACGAAGTGCTAAATATACACATGAGGGCCGACACCTATTCATACACAGTTCAAGATCATGTGCCACACCAATACGTATATTTAGAAAGGAACATATCTGTGATAACACtttatggttcaattggctcttaacatcagaggtcatcagtcccctagacttagaaatactttaacctaactaaccaaaggacatcacacacatccatccccgaggcagcattcgaacctgcgaccgtagcagtagtgcggttccggactgaagtgcctagaactgctcgactaccgcggccggcttaccaCTACATGGCACAAAACATCTATAGCAGTAGGCGCCTGTCGCATGGTTTATTACGACCATACGTAGAGGCAGTTTACGTTATTCAATTCGTGTTCTTAATCACATCAGACTCCTCAACGCGTCATTCTCAGTCTGACCTGATCTGAATCTGATGTTTCCGGTCTAAAATTGTTCAGCCATCATCAACTGTGCCAAATAACAAAAAAGAATATCCCTCATATATTGTACCGTAATTTAGCTACTTGAATAGAGGCGAGTGAATAATGATATATACGTCTCAGGGCACATGCTAACGGCAGAAGTTGGACCTCCACaacttcaaaaacggttcaaatggctctgagcacaatgggacttaactgctgaggtcatcagtcccctagatcttagaactactacttaaacctaactaacctaaggacatcacacacatccatgcccgaggcaggattcgaacctgcaaccgtagcggtggtgtggttccagactgcagcgcctaga
This window contains:
- the LOC124787883 gene encoding uncharacterized protein LOC124787883 isoform X2 — its product is MGKSEDSMPQAASTDTTATGYDAAGDPVRKPYSEAPTGNATAEDPLIPGGRMKVPLTLGPESCTVVCPACYQTIQTDVEVKTTSETNVLPILCDLISTGEPKDSMPQPAPHVAAPVDHKSAGYPTQHGPPYGGAPTANVPGVYTTQPGAACAAASRTV